The sequence below is a genomic window from Plasmodium gaboni strain SY75 chromosome 10, whole genome shotgun sequence.
TGAAAAAACATgcaatattatattataaaatatatatatatatatataattaatattatatatattacaaatttaaatatactATTATATCAATTTATTGGTTgcatatttattattatataccaaaaaaataaaaataaaaaaatataaatatttatattcctttattcttactatataaaaattgtaaAATGCTAAATCTCATATATTagttttatataaaataagggaaaaaaaaaaaaaaaaatttcctaattttatatttaaatgatttaccctgtaataatatttgtcaacacaaatataaatatattttgttttttcatAACCTACTAATTATCGTAATATGTTTGTGGTTGTATTTTCtttcaataaatataatattattctctttaaaaaaaaaaaaaattgtatttttttttatatataaaattttttttttttttttaataaattgaagaaatgtatattataaaaaattacaaatGTTATTCATCTTATAATAACTTGTcttaaataaataaatacattattttaccatgtattatttttaaaagaattcTTTTAAATGGTAGTACTCATCctattttttcttatatatgatattcCTAAAATTTTAATACCTTTGGTAGTTtggatatatatagatatatatatatatatatatatatacatatgtatgattagtattttcttttctgttttcatttaataacaaaaatgagaatgcttttaaatatacttttcttgtatatttattatcatcaaaaataaaaaacaaaaatatatatattcttacATTAAGATTATATAGTTCATCAACTCACAATGAGACaaattatttgaattttgataaatactaataaaaataaattaacataattaaaaaaaaagaaaggTTCATAATTATCGATATAGTATATGTAATTgttctatatatatattaaaagtCAACCATAACATTAAAATGATTTAATTATTactaaatatataacttaCAATATCTAATGACCAATCAAATTTttcaataaaataaaaataaactTGTGTACCCCAATGAAggaataatattaaaataaagTATAATTGGTGTacttttaataaaataaaaagtattctttcttttttctattttttttgtattcattttaattctttatttttaatatttatatatttctatatttaaaataaaatatatatatatatatatatatatatatatatatatgaggaatatgaaaataataaatttcATCAAATTAAGCATATTATAAGAATTcattagaaaaaaaaaaaaaaaaaattattataataaaaataaatatataattaattattatctataaaattaacataggtttataattaatgaacttcatttgttatatataagtattatatactgaaaaaaaaaaaatagaagaaatatatattatgtttatacCTTATTCTCCCTacttatataataattattactatacatataaactaaaaaaaaaaaaaaaaatattaactaaatatataaatatattaaattaaagataaaattaatataatactcattataaatacatatatttctagaattttattcataaaataCAATGAACGatctttttattaattacAAAAATGGGAAATATATGTCCAAGATTATGtaacattttattattaggaaaataattctataatgatgattttaaaatattttaaaattgtttaaaagaataattaatatttttttcctttttttttttttttttttcgtttcatttactattatataaatatataattatttatatttattattgtatctgtttatttttatatatcaattatttttatttttaattttttttcatttttaactttttattttgctttatttttatttcatatcactttattttattttaattttctttattatataatgtatatttctataaattccatattaataaatttaaaaaagcAATTCTactaatattatataatatatatatctatacatatatttttataatacataCTCTTTTAATTCTATGTTTTAaatttcattatattttgttatttatatatatttaatttttttgattattattaaattattctaataatatttttaaaaaaaattttagttattatataggttatattgaaatatattacattatgtatattttcaatgatcaatgttaaaatatttatgcatatataatatacatatatatatatatatatatattaatatttgtgtattaaaataaaaatttttaattatcatatattcatctgaaaaatgaaattatattatatatatatgttaattcttaaattttaaattatatacacacatatatttatcaaatgaaaaaatttaaagtacagttaataaatatcttttaacatatatatagttattgttatttttcatatgataaaatatatgttaatttatttttatattatatatttgttttacttgttaaatatgataataaatatattttgaacAACATGTTTTAAAGGAGAtgtttttaataatatatgtatatttttattttaataaaataatatttatttttatatgaatcattatatatatatatcatttttattatatacgccatttttttttttgtatatatattatttctattagGTGTGCcattatttattacatatatcatttttattatatgtaccattttgaatatatatatatatataattttttttattatttaaatttttgtttttttttaataccatatttatatgtaagCACCCTGTTAAATGATTCattgaataatatattcatgaatcttataagaaaaagaaaaataaataaacaataaTTTAAACATATGAAGAGAAATATACTTTAAAATTCATTAAGGTATGCAAATTAATCCATTGGAAAGGTCATCCTCTGTGCAAACCAAAATATTCCCAAGAACGTCAACAGTTTTAAGTctagaaaaaaatgaacattTCTTAGATGCACATAATGAAGgctttttaattttatctTATTGTTTTGCCATATCCCTCTTTATGTATATTGTActtaaaaatttttattatttggtaaggtacataaaatatatatatatatatatatatatatatatatatatatcatttatatgttttaataaaCTAAGATATGtttaaaacattttatatatctacatatatatacatatatatatatatatatattttttttttttttggatGTCTTTCTTTTCTTTGCAGCACATTTTTAAGAGGACACGAATAAAAATCATCGAAtctataaataatgatgacaatatagaaaatgaaataGAAGAGAttaaaaaagtaaaaaatttaattacGGAACAAGTAATAGTTGAATTAAGAGCAAAAAGTATTATTTCAAAAGGAGAAACAAGAAAACATTTAGAAACTGATTTATCACATAATGCCATAAAAGAAGATATCAActtaaaagaaaatgaaatagAAATGTCGCACGTACAAGCCCTAGAACATTTAATTCAACATAATTTATTAACAGAAATTCTTGAcacaaaagaaaaaaattctgaattttttataaaattctTACAACAACTTATGATAATagaaacaaataaaaaacaatattctaacaatatattattaaaagatctaatagattatataataaatataggAAAAAAACAAATGCAAAAATCAAATACACAATTGTCTCAAAATTATTcacaaaattatatatcctcaaatgaaaatgatatatatatatttcaaattcaagttataaaagaattaatgaaaaataatattatcaaaacACATACAAATGATGGAAAACAATTAGACCatgatataataacaaaaatattagaaGAAAGTTTAATATCACAAGCAAATGTAGtcaattatttttatatagaaatgataaaaaaaatattaggAAAAGATTATAATGAACTAAAAAAATTACGTTATACTCATGATGATATGtttttacaaaaatatgaaaaagaattaatcaaaaaaaaattaacacaatttgcatataaaaatattaagacaacagaaaataataaatatttacaaGATAAAACAGTTGATAAACATATAGATAAAAACcaaattgaaaaaaatgaaaatacaACAAATTTAATAGAAAAAGAACAGAAATTTGAAAAAACTAATAAATTGGATCACAATGAAATgatacaaaataatatatccTTACACAATGAAACAAATCAAACGAATGAAAGCAGTGAAACcaagaaaaatataatacaatataatGATCACTTAGAGAATCCtgaagaagaagaaaaaaaaaatgaagaagtAGAAATCCAGAATCAAcataaaaaagaagaaaacaattctaatgataataaaaatgtaaagAAACATTCAAACAAATCATgtaaaaattttaaaagaaaacatATACAAAAAGAGGATATAAGGCATCTCTATCAAATTGACAAATTGCAacataaaattttaaaaaatttaatgGGACAAAATTATACTGAATCAGATATTAACaataatgataaagaaCAAGTAGAAAATCAATCAAGTGatatacaaaatgaaaaatcaaatatatCAAACGAACAAGAGAAAACAAGAAAAACAAACAATGAAGAAAAACAAAGAGAAGTAATTATAGACCAAGATAATACGCccttaaatatatatggtATAAATAATCAGAGCATACAAAAtcataatgataaaaatattaaagaaaaattag
It includes:
- a CDS encoding tryptophan-rich antigen 3; translation: MQINPLERSSSVQTKIFPRTSTVLSLEKNEHFLDAHNEGFLILSYCFAISLFMYIVLKNFYYLHIFKRTRIKIIESINNDDNIENEIEEIKKVKNLITEQVIVELRAKSIISKGETRKHLETDLSHNAIKEDINLKENEIEMSHVQALEHLIQHNLLTEILDTKEKNSEFFIKFLQQLMIIETNKKQYSNNILLKDLIDYIINIGKKQMQKSNTQLSQNYSQNYISSNENDIYIFQIQVIKELMKNNIIKTHTNDGKQLDHDIITKILEESLISQANVVNYFYIEMIKKILGKDYNELKKLRYTHDDMFLQKYEKELIKKKLTQFAYKNIKTTENNKYLQDKTVDKHIDKNQIEKNENTTNLIEKEQKFEKTNKLDHNEMIQNNISLHNETNQTNESSETKKNIIQYNDHLENPEEEEKKNEEVEIQNQHKKEENNSNDNKNVKKHSNKSCKNFKRKHIQKEDIRHLYQIDKLQHKILKNLMGQNYTESDINNNDKEQVENQSSDIQNEKSNISNEQEKTRKTNNEEKQREVIIDQDNTPLNIYGINNQSIQNHNDKNIKEKLEEENILTNNIVKPEGSMSSEASNSSYESTNLDGSMTAEGSYTSYESTNPEGSMTAEGSYSSYESIKEEENMTSQNNYSSYGCNSSEEYKNNIDKIKMYDEIIKNGLIDRVTKPRNFKKETENKTHYNIFKNKENKSYVTNWNNEKFDIKELENKSKQELEQWKNKQWDDWKVYLEKQWKVWLELSENDKIEWLEEKEREFRSFIKDIYNIWFMWLAKVKNERSGEQKPWMTWNEQEWQKFFDTRFKKQFLDEWNDMLIYMDKILSTRKFTLWNKWKGKKLTQWLMQEWKLQEDDIWEEWEAKGWVKHFNRKKKNEWKKWRNRNIKENMEWKEWIHNKGQSANVSDFTYWEKWKENRTNELKEWIDALIKKWMLEGKWKELVINQDQCNI